The following are encoded together in the Saccharospirillaceae bacterium genome:
- a CDS encoding acetolactate synthase large subunit: MKASDLFVKALEQEGVEYIFGIPGEENLDLLESLRTSSIKLILTRHEQAAGFMAATYGRLTGKVGVCMSTLGPGATNFVTAAAYAQLGAMPMLMITGQKPIKASKQGRFQVLDVVDMMRPITKYTAQIVSGERIASQVREAFRIASAERPGAVHLELPEDIADEETSPNLIPESSMRRPVAEEKSIKHAVDMIELAKSPLLLIGAGANRKMSSSMLTELVDDFGIPFVTTQMGKGVVDETKDLFLGNTTLSDGDFVHRAIAHADLIINVGHDVVEKPPFFMRDNDKKVIHINYNAAEVDPVYFPQVEVVGDIANSIWAIKDKLQSQKHWDFSYFDKVKKAEEKELPRGCEDDRFPMYPQRLVADVRKAMPDDGIIALDNGVYKIWFARNYKAKKSNTVLLDNALATMGAGLPSAMASKLVYPDRPVIAICGDGGFMMNSQELETAVRLNQHLIILILRDDAYGMIKWKQANMKFDDFGLDYGNPDYVKYVEAYGGKGHRVEAADQLLPLLEKCMQEHAVHLIDIPIDYSENDEILNNQLRALSAKV, translated from the coding sequence ATGAAGGCATCGGATCTGTTCGTAAAAGCACTGGAGCAGGAGGGCGTGGAGTACATTTTTGGTATTCCTGGTGAAGAGAATCTCGATTTACTGGAGTCACTGCGAACCTCGTCAATTAAGCTGATTCTTACCCGGCATGAACAGGCCGCAGGCTTTATGGCGGCGACCTATGGTCGTTTAACCGGAAAAGTCGGTGTTTGCATGTCAACTCTGGGTCCGGGGGCGACCAACTTTGTGACGGCGGCCGCTTATGCTCAGCTGGGCGCGATGCCGATGCTGATGATCACCGGTCAGAAGCCAATTAAAGCCAGCAAGCAGGGCCGTTTCCAGGTGCTTGATGTGGTCGACATGATGCGACCAATCACCAAATACACGGCGCAAATTGTCAGCGGCGAACGTATCGCTTCCCAGGTGCGCGAGGCCTTCCGTATTGCCAGTGCCGAGCGTCCGGGAGCAGTGCATTTGGAGTTGCCGGAAGATATCGCTGATGAAGAAACCTCACCAAACCTGATTCCCGAAAGTTCGATGCGTCGTCCGGTGGCGGAAGAAAAATCGATCAAACATGCGGTCGATATGATCGAACTGGCCAAGTCGCCATTGCTGCTGATTGGCGCTGGTGCCAATCGGAAGATGTCGAGTTCTATGCTGACTGAGCTGGTAGACGACTTTGGCATTCCGTTCGTGACAACACAAATGGGTAAAGGGGTGGTGGATGAAACCAAAGACCTGTTCCTCGGCAACACGACTTTATCTGATGGCGACTTCGTTCACCGCGCCATTGCCCATGCTGATCTGATTATTAATGTTGGTCACGATGTGGTGGAGAAGCCGCCATTCTTTATGCGCGATAACGATAAAAAAGTTATTCATATTAATTACAACGCCGCCGAAGTCGACCCGGTGTATTTCCCTCAGGTGGAAGTGGTTGGTGATATTGCTAACAGTATCTGGGCGATTAAAGACAAATTACAGTCGCAGAAGCATTGGGATTTCAGCTATTTCGATAAGGTGAAAAAGGCGGAAGAGAAAGAACTGCCACGCGGTTGTGAAGACGATCGTTTCCCGATGTATCCGCAGCGTCTGGTCGCGGACGTACGTAAGGCAATGCCTGATGATGGCATTATTGCGCTGGATAACGGTGTTTATAAAATCTGGTTTGCCCGTAACTATAAGGCGAAAAAATCCAACACCGTTCTGCTGGATAACGCACTGGCCACCATGGGAGCTGGTTTACCATCAGCGATGGCATCAAAGTTGGTTTATCCCGACCGTCCAGTCATCGCCATTTGTGGTGACGGTGGCTTTATGATGAACAGCCAGGAGCTGGAAACGGCGGTACGGTTAAATCAGCACCTGATTATTCTGATTCTGCGGGATGATGCTTACGGCATGATTAAGTGGAAGCAGGCCAATATGAAGTTTGACGATTTTGGTCTCGATTATGGCAATCCGGATTACGTCAAATACGTCGAAGCCTATGGCGGTAAAGGCCACCGGGTAGAAGCGGCGGATCAGTTATTACCGTTGTTGGAAAAATGTATGCAGGAACACGCGGTACACCTGATTGATATTCCAATCGACTACAGCGAAAACGATGAAATTCTGAATAACCAATTGCGCGCACTAAGCGCAAAAGTGTAA
- a CDS encoding 3-hydroxyacyl-CoA dehydrogenase NAD-binding domain-containing protein — protein MTKSIFSYEIDTDGLAVLTWDDQNGPVNSLSQAAMQSLSDNVDELVANVDVKGVVLASGKSDFVVGANLKEILTMQTGDYEKDVASTMEFIRLIHSTMRKMETGGKPFVAALNGTALGGGMEVALACHQRIAADNAKAKFGFPEVNLGLLPGGGGTQRLARMVGVEKSLPWLTQATQVGPEPALEAGLVDQVVAADDVIATAKQWLKDNPAAIQPWDVSRIDRKKKFRLPGGEVQTPKVSQVFMGAEAMLRKKTLGNYNAPQKILEVLFEGCQAPIDAALEIEALGFTQLLLSSQSKAMIRTFFMALQDANKLKNRPKGVDKARFSKVGILGAGMMGAGIAYASAMSGIQVVLLDSTQESADKGKAYSEGLLTKRVSRGKMAEEKAQGVLSLIKATTDYADLEGCELVIEAVFEDRAIKADVTAKAEAVIGEGAIFASNTSTLPITGLAEASKRPEQFIGLHFFSPVDKMQLVEVILGEKTSDETLAKSLDYIQQIRKIPITVNDSRGFYTSRVFKTYVLEGMALLKEGVAPALIENAGRMAGMPVGPLVLTDEVTLELMDRISTQTRKDLGDAYIEHPADEVVNFMVHEVKRIGKKVGQGFYDYSEDRRDKKLWSGLAERFPVAAEQPDVEYVKERLLAVQAVETLHCFNENVITNAMEADIGSIFGWGFAAQTGGVISYVETILGLESFIKLADDLAENVGQRYALPAMVREKAAKGESFYR, from the coding sequence ATGACTAAATCTATTTTCTCTTACGAGATCGATACCGACGGCTTAGCGGTATTAACCTGGGACGACCAGAATGGCCCGGTTAACTCTTTATCCCAGGCGGCGATGCAGTCTCTGTCTGACAATGTTGATGAGCTGGTGGCTAACGTTGATGTAAAAGGTGTGGTACTGGCTTCGGGTAAATCGGATTTTGTGGTGGGTGCCAACCTGAAAGAAATCCTGACCATGCAAACCGGCGACTACGAAAAAGACGTTGCCAGCACCATGGAATTTATTCGTTTAATACACTCCACTATGCGCAAAATGGAAACCGGTGGTAAGCCGTTTGTTGCGGCTTTAAACGGTACTGCGCTGGGTGGTGGTATGGAAGTAGCGCTGGCGTGTCATCAGCGTATTGCTGCGGATAATGCGAAAGCTAAGTTTGGCTTCCCGGAAGTCAACTTAGGCCTGCTGCCAGGTGGCGGTGGTACTCAGCGCCTGGCGCGTATGGTGGGTGTTGAAAAATCTCTGCCTTGGTTGACTCAGGCCACGCAAGTCGGCCCTGAGCCTGCTTTAGAAGCGGGACTGGTTGATCAGGTGGTTGCCGCGGATGACGTTATTGCAACGGCTAAACAGTGGTTAAAAGATAATCCGGCAGCGATTCAGCCATGGGATGTTTCCCGTATTGATCGTAAGAAAAAATTCCGCCTGCCGGGTGGCGAAGTTCAGACACCAAAAGTGTCGCAGGTATTTATGGGCGCAGAAGCCATGCTGCGTAAGAAAACCCTGGGTAACTACAATGCGCCACAGAAAATTTTGGAAGTACTGTTTGAAGGTTGCCAGGCACCAATCGATGCGGCACTGGAAATAGAGGCTCTTGGTTTTACTCAACTGCTGTTATCCAGCCAGTCTAAAGCCATGATCCGTACCTTCTTTATGGCGTTGCAGGATGCTAACAAGCTGAAAAACCGTCCGAAAGGCGTCGATAAAGCACGCTTCTCAAAAGTCGGTATTTTAGGTGCAGGCATGATGGGGGCCGGTATTGCGTATGCTTCTGCTATGTCGGGCATTCAGGTTGTACTGCTGGATAGCACTCAGGAATCGGCTGATAAAGGTAAGGCGTATTCTGAGGGCCTGCTGACCAAGCGTGTTTCTCGCGGCAAGATGGCCGAAGAAAAAGCACAGGGCGTTCTAAGTTTAATCAAAGCAACCACCGATTACGCTGATTTGGAAGGTTGTGAGCTGGTAATCGAAGCGGTATTCGAAGACCGCGCGATTAAAGCAGACGTTACGGCTAAAGCGGAAGCGGTGATTGGCGAAGGCGCCATTTTTGCTTCCAATACTTCAACGCTGCCAATTACTGGCCTGGCGGAAGCGAGCAAACGCCCGGAGCAGTTTATTGGTCTGCACTTCTTCTCACCGGTCGACAAAATGCAGCTGGTGGAAGTGATTCTGGGCGAAAAAACCTCGGATGAAACACTGGCGAAATCTCTGGATTACATCCAGCAGATCCGAAAAATTCCTATTACGGTGAACGACAGCCGTGGTTTCTACACGTCTCGTGTATTCAAAACCTACGTACTGGAAGGCATGGCGTTGCTGAAAGAAGGTGTAGCTCCGGCACTGATTGAAAACGCTGGCCGTATGGCGGGTATGCCGGTTGGCCCTCTGGTGTTGACTGACGAAGTTACGCTGGAATTAATGGATCGCATTTCAACTCAGACCCGCAAAGATCTGGGTGACGCCTACATCGAACACCCAGCTGACGAAGTCGTGAACTTTATGGTTCACGAAGTAAAACGTATCGGTAAAAAAGTAGGGCAGGGCTTCTATGACTACTCAGAGGATCGTCGCGACAAGAAGCTGTGGTCTGGTTTAGCCGAGCGCTTCCCGGTGGCTGCAGAACAGCCTGACGTTGAATACGTCAAAGAGCGTTTGTTAGCGGTGCAAGCGGTTGAAACCCTGCACTGTTTTAACGAAAACGTTATCACCAACGCGATGGAAGCGGATATCGGTTCTATCTTCGGTTGGGGCTTCGCGGCACAGACCGGCGGTGTGATTTCTTATGTTGAAACCATTCTGGGCCTGGAAAGCTTCATCAAGCTTGCTGATGACCTGGCTGAAAATGTTGGTCAGCGCTACGCGTTGCCAGCGATGGTTCGCGAAAAGGCAGCGAAAGGCGAGTCCTTTTATCGTTAA
- a CDS encoding acetyl-CoA C-acetyltransferase produces MSEAYIYDAVRTPRGRGKADGSLHPVTPIKLMSGLLKGLQQRHDLDTSLIDDVVLGCVEPVMEQGADIARTAVLMADYSQQTAGTVVSRFCASGLEAVNMASAKVKAGEAQLTIGGGVECMSRVPMGGSGGAYYTDPYVTNKLSFTPQGVSADLIATLEGFTREDVDAYAVESQRRATHAWENGYFDKSVIAVKDELGQVILAKDEHMRPGVSIEDLGGLRASFEGPGKIGFDAIAQQVYPQVESINHVHHAGNSSGIADGAAAVLIGSKEAGEKMGLKPRARIVAQASVGSEPTIMLTGPTPSALKALNNAGMKPEDIDLWELNEAFAAVVLKMMKDLDIPREKINVNGGSIAMGHPLGATGAMILGTVLDELERTGKKTALINLCVGGGMGTATIIERV; encoded by the coding sequence ATGAGCGAAGCCTATATTTACGACGCGGTACGCACTCCTCGCGGTCGCGGAAAAGCGGATGGCAGTTTGCATCCGGTTACCCCGATTAAATTAATGTCCGGCCTGTTAAAAGGTCTGCAACAACGTCACGATTTAGATACTTCTCTGATTGATGACGTGGTTCTGGGTTGTGTTGAACCGGTCATGGAACAGGGTGCTGATATTGCCCGTACTGCGGTTTTAATGGCCGATTACAGCCAGCAGACGGCTGGTACTGTCGTGAGCCGTTTCTGTGCTTCCGGTCTGGAAGCTGTGAACATGGCTTCTGCCAAAGTAAAAGCGGGCGAAGCTCAGCTGACTATTGGTGGTGGTGTTGAATGTATGTCTCGTGTGCCTATGGGCGGCAGCGGTGGTGCGTATTACACCGACCCATACGTAACCAACAAACTGTCTTTTACTCCGCAGGGTGTTTCTGCCGATCTAATTGCGACACTGGAGGGTTTCACCCGTGAAGACGTTGATGCTTACGCGGTTGAATCTCAGCGTCGTGCGACACATGCCTGGGAAAACGGCTACTTCGATAAGTCGGTGATTGCGGTAAAAGACGAGCTGGGGCAGGTGATACTGGCGAAAGACGAACACATGCGTCCTGGTGTTAGCATTGAAGATTTAGGTGGACTGCGTGCTTCATTCGAAGGTCCGGGAAAAATCGGTTTCGATGCCATTGCACAGCAGGTTTACCCTCAGGTAGAAAGCATTAATCATGTTCACCACGCGGGTAACTCCTCCGGCATTGCTGATGGTGCGGCTGCGGTATTAATCGGTAGTAAAGAGGCCGGCGAAAAAATGGGTCTGAAACCTCGCGCTCGTATTGTTGCTCAGGCCTCTGTGGGTTCAGAGCCAACCATTATGCTGACGGGCCCGACTCCCAGTGCCTTAAAAGCGTTAAATAATGCCGGCATGAAACCGGAAGACATCGATCTGTGGGAATTAAACGAAGCCTTTGCTGCGGTTGTTCTGAAGATGATGAAAGATCTGGATATTCCACGCGAGAAAATTAACGTCAACGGTGGTTCTATCGCCATGGGTCACCCATTGGGTGCAACCGGTGCGATGATTTTAGGCACGGTTCTCGATGAGCTGGAACGCACCGGTAAAAAGACTGCATTAATTAATCTGTGCGTTGGCGGTGGTATGGGTACCGCAACCATCATCGAGCGAGTGTAA
- a CDS encoding acyl-CoA dehydrogenase family protein — protein sequence MIPRNVYTEEHDMFRDAVRKFMQREIEPHTEQWEKDGHISREAWKKAGDAGILCTHLPAEYGGSEVDFRYSAIAIEEQMRVFATGPGFSLHSDIVAPYILHYGNEAQKQKWLPKMASGDVITAIAMTEPGAGSDLAGVRTSAVQDGDDYVINGSKTFITNGQMADLIIVVAKTDTSAGAKGVSLFLVEADRAGFQRGQNLNKVGMKAQDTSELFFDNVRVPKDNLLGQENKGFIYLMQELPQERLSVALMAVGAMRACYDATVEYVKERKAFGKPIAALQNTRFKLAEILTEVEVTQAYVDRCLALHCEGQLSVEAAASCKLWATEAQCRIIDECVQLHGGYGYMWEYPVARAYADARVQRIYAGTSEIMKEIISRTI from the coding sequence ATGATCCCACGTAATGTCTACACCGAAGAACACGACATGTTTCGCGACGCGGTACGCAAATTCATGCAGCGTGAAATTGAGCCCCACACCGAGCAGTGGGAAAAAGATGGTCACATTTCCCGTGAAGCCTGGAAAAAGGCCGGTGATGCCGGAATTCTGTGTACCCATCTGCCAGCAGAATATGGCGGTTCTGAAGTGGATTTCCGTTATTCAGCCATTGCGATTGAAGAGCAAATGCGTGTTTTTGCGACGGGTCCGGGTTTTTCTCTGCATTCCGATATCGTTGCGCCTTATATCCTGCATTACGGCAACGAAGCACAAAAACAAAAGTGGCTGCCAAAAATGGCATCTGGTGATGTGATTACGGCTATCGCCATGACCGAACCCGGTGCGGGTTCTGATCTGGCTGGTGTACGTACCTCGGCGGTACAGGATGGTGATGATTACGTCATTAACGGCTCCAAAACCTTTATCACCAACGGCCAAATGGCTGATCTGATTATTGTGGTGGCTAAAACTGACACATCCGCAGGCGCCAAAGGTGTCAGTCTGTTTCTGGTTGAAGCGGATCGGGCAGGCTTCCAGCGTGGTCAGAACCTGAACAAGGTGGGTATGAAAGCTCAGGACACCTCTGAGCTGTTTTTCGACAACGTCCGTGTTCCGAAAGATAATCTGTTAGGCCAGGAAAATAAGGGATTTATTTACCTGATGCAGGAACTGCCGCAAGAGCGTTTAAGTGTCGCGCTGATGGCGGTGGGTGCGATGCGTGCCTGTTATGACGCAACCGTGGAATACGTGAAAGAGCGCAAAGCATTTGGTAAACCAATTGCTGCATTACAAAACACCCGCTTTAAACTGGCTGAAATTCTGACCGAAGTTGAAGTCACCCAAGCCTATGTTGACCGCTGCTTAGCGTTACATTGCGAGGGTCAGCTCAGTGTTGAAGCCGCTGCGTCCTGCAAGTTATGGGCAACTGAAGCCCAGTGCCGCATTATCGATGAATGTGTGCAACTGCACGGTGGTTACGGTTATATGTGGGAATACCCGGTTGCTCGTGCTTATGCAGATGCCCGTGTACAGCGCATCTACGCCGGTACTTCCGAAATTATGAAAGAAATTATTTCTCGCACCATTTAA
- a CDS encoding CoA transferase, whose protein sequence is MTLPLQGMLVLDLSRLLPGPMCSMHLRDMGARVIKIEDTGVGDYVRTLGMPEGMVSPAFDILNRGKESISIDITTPTGHEILMGLVKQADVLLESFRPGVMERLGLSYSSLKATNPQIVVCAISGYGQTGPWANKAGHDMNYTATAGILDQCGEAGGAPTLSNFQIADLAGGALSGAMAILAGLVGRLRNGEGCYLDISMTDCAFANNVIPLSVMNMAGRTLARGEDMLTGERPCYALYATSDGKHMAVGSLEAKFWAQVCDTLGHPEWKERYTDKGELAEQLRAEVAAVFAGQPQSYWRDVFADIDCCVTPVLKLEEAFEHPQLLAREMVQVLTNQAGQKLRCPAPAINFASDNNAKKELINESGPTQGQHSKSILSELKYAAQDIEEFIQQGVLRAD, encoded by the coding sequence ATGACCCTGCCATTACAAGGAATGTTAGTACTTGATTTATCCCGCTTGTTGCCTGGACCTATGTGCTCCATGCACCTGCGTGATATGGGTGCTCGAGTGATCAAGATCGAAGATACCGGCGTTGGCGACTATGTGCGCACTCTGGGTATGCCCGAGGGCATGGTGAGCCCGGCATTTGATATTCTCAATCGCGGCAAAGAGTCGATTTCTATTGATATCACCACGCCCACAGGCCACGAAATTCTGATGGGGCTGGTTAAACAAGCGGACGTATTACTGGAGAGTTTTCGTCCGGGGGTAATGGAACGTTTGGGTCTGAGTTATAGCTCGCTCAAAGCCACCAACCCTCAGATCGTGGTGTGTGCTATATCCGGCTATGGCCAGACCGGCCCGTGGGCGAATAAAGCCGGTCATGATATGAATTACACCGCTACTGCAGGCATTCTCGATCAGTGTGGTGAAGCGGGTGGTGCGCCAACGCTGAGTAATTTCCAGATTGCTGATCTAGCTGGTGGTGCGCTAAGCGGTGCCATGGCGATTCTGGCTGGTTTAGTAGGCCGCTTGCGCAACGGCGAAGGTTGTTATCTGGATATTTCCATGACCGACTGCGCGTTTGCCAATAACGTCATTCCGCTCTCGGTGATGAATATGGCTGGTCGAACCCTGGCGCGCGGAGAAGATATGCTCACCGGTGAACGTCCCTGTTACGCCCTGTATGCAACCTCCGATGGCAAACATATGGCCGTGGGTTCTCTTGAAGCAAAATTCTGGGCACAGGTGTGTGACACCCTAGGCCACCCGGAATGGAAAGAGCGTTACACCGATAAAGGCGAGCTGGCCGAACAATTACGCGCCGAAGTGGCTGCCGTTTTTGCCGGTCAGCCACAATCGTACTGGCGAGATGTGTTTGCTGATATCGATTGCTGTGTGACGCCGGTTTTGAAACTCGAAGAAGCCTTCGAGCATCCTCAACTATTAGCCCGTGAAATGGTACAGGTACTAACCAACCAGGCTGGACAAAAATTACGTTGCCCGGCACCGGCGATTAATTTCGCCTCCGATAACAACGCTAAAAAAGAATTAATTAACGAATCTGGCCCGACTCAGGGACAACATTCAAAAAGTATTTTAAGTGAGCTGAAATACGCGGCTCAGGATATTGAAGAATTTATTCAGCAGGGCGTTTTGCGCGCTGACTGA
- a CDS encoding SDR family oxidoreductase translates to MNLQDKVIAITGAGQGLGRAMAVYLAEKGARIAVIDLNQDLMDETKAQVEAAGSSASTFLCNVADEQQVEETFSGIVAQMGGLHGLVNNAGVLRDGLMVKAKNGEITKMSLAQWQTVIDVNLTGVFLCGREAAVKMIESGEGGCIINISSISRAGNMGQSNYSAAKAGVASMAVVWAKELARYNIRSNAIAPGFIATEMTAGMKPEALDKMTAGIPAKRMGQPEEIAHTVAYLMENDYVSGRMVEVDGGLRL, encoded by the coding sequence ATGAACTTACAAGACAAAGTGATTGCCATCACTGGTGCAGGCCAGGGTTTAGGTCGTGCTATGGCAGTCTATCTTGCAGAAAAAGGGGCAAGGATCGCCGTTATCGACCTTAATCAGGATTTGATGGATGAAACAAAAGCTCAGGTGGAAGCCGCTGGTTCCAGCGCTTCAACGTTCCTGTGCAACGTTGCTGATGAGCAACAGGTAGAAGAGACCTTCTCCGGCATTGTTGCCCAAATGGGTGGCTTGCATGGTCTGGTAAACAACGCGGGTGTCTTGCGTGATGGTTTGATGGTAAAAGCTAAAAATGGCGAAATCACCAAAATGTCACTGGCTCAGTGGCAAACCGTCATTGATGTAAACCTGACCGGTGTTTTCCTGTGTGGCCGTGAAGCCGCAGTCAAAATGATCGAATCCGGTGAAGGTGGTTGTATCATCAATATCTCCAGCATTTCGCGTGCCGGTAATATGGGCCAGAGTAACTACTCAGCCGCAAAAGCCGGTGTTGCCTCAATGGCCGTGGTTTGGGCGAAAGAACTGGCGCGCTATAACATTCGTTCAAACGCTATTGCTCCTGGCTTTATTGCCACCGAGATGACAGCCGGTATGAAACCGGAAGCGTTGGACAAAATGACAGCGGGTATTCCGGCCAAACGCATGGGTCAACCGGAAGAAATCGCGCACACCGTCGCCTATCTGATGGAAAACGATTACGTATCGGGTCGTATGGTTGAAGTAGACGGTGGCTTACGTTTGTAA
- a CDS encoding MGMT family protein, producing MTGELSPTERLYTALANIPAAKVVTYGQLAELAGLPRRARWVGQVLKNLPEDTALPWFKVINSQGRISFPPGSDAAERQAQLLRDDGTEVSEQYRVNLKIYGF from the coding sequence ATGACTGGCGAACTCAGTCCGACCGAACGGCTATACACTGCATTGGCTAATATCCCAGCAGCAAAGGTTGTCACTTATGGCCAGCTGGCAGAACTGGCTGGATTGCCGCGACGGGCACGCTGGGTGGGCCAGGTACTGAAAAACCTGCCAGAAGACACCGCTCTGCCATGGTTTAAAGTGATTAATTCCCAAGGCAGAATCAGCTTCCCGCCCGGCAGTGACGCTGCTGAACGTCAGGCTCAGCTATTAAGGGATGATGGAACTGAGGTCAGCGAGCAGTATCGCGTCAACCTGAAGATTTACGGTTTTTAA
- a CDS encoding prepilin-type N-terminal cleavage/methylation domain-containing protein, giving the protein MRHHQGFTLVELIITLVVVGVLAAIVFPRASDLSEEAAIAKAQGVAGSLRSVVNTVKAIFLSQGHTIRVQDLQGFGNNNVDTNNSGYPIGIDKGNGNENVGRNQKGCDELWDGLLVDAPTTAFNNNSQDYRSFRHTSNKICSYVYRRNGDSGNQNTGQIIIRYDSRDGTVRVCGASSLLDPC; this is encoded by the coding sequence ATGCGACACCATCAAGGATTTACTCTGGTTGAATTGATCATCACTCTGGTGGTGGTGGGGGTTCTTGCGGCCATTGTTTTCCCCAGAGCATCCGATTTGTCAGAAGAAGCCGCTATTGCCAAAGCCCAAGGGGTAGCCGGTAGCTTACGCAGCGTCGTCAATACTGTGAAAGCCATCTTCCTGAGTCAGGGGCATACGATTCGGGTACAAGACCTGCAGGGATTTGGAAATAATAACGTCGATACCAATAACAGCGGATACCCGATTGGTATCGATAAAGGTAACGGCAATGAAAACGTAGGTCGTAATCAGAAAGGCTGTGATGAATTGTGGGACGGCCTCTTAGTTGATGCACCCACAACCGCGTTTAACAATAACAGCCAAGACTATCGTTCTTTCAGGCATACCAGCAATAAGATATGCAGCTATGTCTATCGCCGAAATGGCGATTCGGGTAACCAAAACACCGGACAAATCATCATTCGTTATGATTCCCGCGATGGAACGGTGCGGGTTTGTGGTGCCAGCTCTTTGCTCGATCCATGCTAA
- a CDS encoding DUF2236 domain-containing protein: MKRYGDYVMGIIRHQRKRQQLNRIPLYKNYHERVKYLANKDMPIDFLLAGELAQIQTFVIPSISRLLHRTKQYENAGTKRLDDTRAILTECMVDTVHSERGQTMVEQLNFIHSHYPISNDDYLYTLALFMVEPVRWSETFGYRRLSEDEKQALYLEFRDLGIAMNIQQIPEDFYAVKHWYEQYRRQNMTFDPANRAVTEGLIRGMQNMMPKFIRLLTNPLLRNFVLTMVNDDEALKALGINPPLKPVQQLFRGIMRLRARIAKRINIWQIFDYENSLIYRYYKSYPGGYQVRCLGPEKIISRLPMTENAPVCPFGGALNRQQGEGNEAVVE; this comes from the coding sequence ATGAAACGTTACGGAGATTATGTGATGGGAATAATTCGTCATCAGAGAAAGCGTCAGCAATTGAACCGTATTCCACTCTATAAGAACTATCACGAGCGGGTTAAATATCTGGCTAATAAGGATATGCCAATCGATTTTTTATTGGCGGGAGAATTAGCTCAGATTCAGACATTTGTGATCCCAAGTATCAGTCGCTTGTTGCATCGTACCAAACAATATGAAAACGCTGGAACAAAACGACTGGATGATACGCGTGCCATTCTTACCGAGTGTATGGTCGATACAGTTCATAGTGAGCGCGGCCAGACAATGGTCGAACAACTGAATTTTATTCATAGCCATTACCCGATCAGCAATGACGACTATTTGTATACGTTGGCGTTATTTATGGTAGAACCTGTGCGTTGGAGTGAAACTTTTGGTTATCGCCGTTTGTCGGAAGATGAAAAACAGGCGCTCTACCTGGAGTTTCGTGACCTTGGCATAGCGATGAATATTCAACAGATTCCAGAAGACTTTTATGCCGTTAAGCACTGGTATGAGCAATATCGTCGGCAGAATATGACGTTTGATCCGGCGAATAGGGCAGTTACCGAAGGGTTGATCAGAGGCATGCAAAATATGATGCCTAAATTCATTCGGTTGTTGACTAACCCCTTATTGCGTAATTTCGTTCTGACCATGGTAAACGATGATGAAGCGTTGAAAGCGCTGGGGATTAACCCCCCTTTGAAGCCAGTGCAGCAGTTATTTCGTGGAATAATGAGGTTGCGCGCACGAATTGCCAAACGCATTAATATCTGGCAGATATTTGATTACGAGAACAGTCTGATCTATCGCTATTATAAAAGTTATCCCGGTGGCTACCAGGTACGTTGTTTAGGGCCAGAAAAGATCATCAGTCGTTTACCCATGACCGAGAACGCCCCGGTATGCCCTTTTGGTGGAGCGCTGAACCGTCAGCAGGGAGAGGGAAACGAAGCGGTCGTTGAGTAA
- a CDS encoding TetR/AcrR family transcriptional regulator, with the protein MSQKISPDQKHVYMTAEKPDPRTERTRRQIVEALLRLMEKQPYQKIKISDITGMADIARQTFYLHFKRKDDVLLDYIDEVFDDFYQDIAVHIKASPDPDPVISTLLFEQWKNHARFSKLALAADIQHLVIKRFQNYISRTIGLYVRCHIKTPSDPDELAYVIDYLAGASWMILRRWVDSDFSYPLEKLSSLYSELNRPGLLSVLQRQIRV; encoded by the coding sequence ATGTCGCAAAAAATTTCGCCAGATCAAAAACACGTATATATGACCGCTGAAAAGCCCGACCCAAGAACAGAGCGCACCCGACGCCAGATTGTTGAAGCTCTGCTGAGGCTGATGGAAAAACAGCCCTATCAGAAAATTAAAATCTCTGATATTACCGGCATGGCCGATATTGCTCGCCAGACATTTTATCTGCATTTCAAGCGCAAGGACGACGTATTACTGGATTACATTGACGAGGTATTTGACGACTTCTACCAGGATATCGCCGTACATATTAAGGCATCACCAGATCCTGATCCGGTCATTTCAACGTTATTATTCGAGCAATGGAAAAACCATGCACGCTTCTCAAAATTGGCCTTAGCCGCCGATATTCAACATCTGGTGATAAAACGCTTTCAGAATTACATCAGTCGCACCATCGGTTTATACGTTCGCTGCCACATAAAAACGCCAAGCGATCCGGACGAGCTGGCCTATGTGATTGACTACCTTGCCGGAGCATCCTGGATGATTTTACGCCGCTGGGTTGATAGTGATTTCAGTTACCCACTGGAAAAACTCAGCTCGCTGTACAGCGAACTGAATCGTCCTGGGTTACTGTCGGTGCTGCAGCGCCAGATTCGTGTTTAA